From Clostridia bacterium, one genomic window encodes:
- the glmU gene encoding bifunctional UDP-N-acetylglucosamine diphosphorylase/glucosamine-1-phosphate N-acetyltransferase GlmU, with the protein MGEIAAVVLAAGQGTRMKSKRAKVLHPVAGRPMAEYVLQALRQASVKRVLVVVGHQAEEVKQALGPEWEYVLQAEQLGTGHAVAQALPALLEAEAQVEAVLVLCGDTPLIRPTTIQLLVEAYQKAPDPPGVIVLTARVPDPKGYGRVLRSPSGELVAIREEKDLAGAPELLAINEVNTGIYCFSLPALSASISQLGRENAQGEYYLTDSIELIRQQGLRVEALVAPDYQEVLGVNSRLELARAEAILRDRVRVRLMEAGVSIMDPASTFIDDGVQIGSDTVVLPFTYIFGHTQIGRDCQIGPGTTISDSTIADGVSIQQSVLKEVEVGPGCNIGPFSYLRPGTRLDREVKVGDFVEIKNSYIGPASKVPHLSYVGDATVGARVNIGAGTITCNYDGQKKWPTVIGDDAFIGSNTNLVAPVQVGEGAVIGAGSTITKDVPPGALGIARDQQRNVPNWKKKQSKG; encoded by the coding sequence ATGGGGGAAATTGCTGCGGTGGTCTTGGCGGCCGGCCAAGGCACCCGCATGAAATCTAAACGGGCGAAAGTGTTGCACCCAGTTGCAGGGAGGCCCATGGCTGAATATGTGCTCCAGGCCTTGCGCCAGGCTTCCGTGAAGCGGGTGTTGGTGGTAGTGGGCCACCAGGCGGAAGAGGTCAAGCAAGCCCTGGGACCGGAATGGGAGTACGTGCTGCAGGCCGAGCAGCTGGGTACCGGCCATGCCGTGGCCCAAGCCTTGCCAGCCCTTTTGGAGGCTGAAGCCCAGGTGGAGGCGGTGCTAGTGCTGTGCGGCGATACCCCGCTGATTCGTCCCACCACCATCCAGCTGCTGGTGGAGGCCTACCAAAAAGCCCCTGACCCGCCGGGAGTCATAGTGCTTACTGCCCGAGTCCCGGACCCCAAGGGGTACGGCCGGGTCCTTCGCAGCCCTTCCGGCGAGCTGGTAGCCATTCGCGAGGAGAAGGACTTGGCGGGGGCACCGGAGCTGTTGGCCATTAATGAGGTCAATACCGGTATCTACTGTTTTTCTTTGCCGGCTTTATCGGCGAGCATTTCCCAACTGGGCCGGGAAAATGCCCAGGGCGAGTACTACCTCACCGATAGCATTGAGCTGATTCGCCAGCAGGGGCTCCGGGTGGAGGCCCTGGTGGCGCCGGACTACCAAGAGGTTCTGGGGGTCAACAGCCGGCTGGAGCTGGCCCGGGCCGAAGCCATCCTGCGGGATCGGGTTCGGGTCCGGCTGATGGAAGCCGGGGTGAGCATCATGGATCCCGCTTCCACCTTTATTGATGATGGCGTGCAGATTGGCTCCGATACGGTTGTTCTCCCCTTCACCTACATCTTTGGCCACACCCAGATCGGCCGCGATTGTCAGATTGGCCCTGGCACCACCATTTCTGATAGCACCATTGCCGACGGGGTCAGCATCCAGCAGTCGGTGCTCAAGGAAGTGGAGGTGGGGCCGGGTTGTAACATCGGGCCCTTTAGCTATTTGCGGCCGGGTACCCGCTTGGACCGGGAAGTGAAGGTGGGCGATTTCGTGGAGATCAAGAACTCCTACATTGGCCCAGCCTCCAAGGTGCCGCACCTCAGCTACGTAGGCGATGCTACTGTTGGCGCCCGGGTAAATATAGGTGCTGGCACCATCACTTGCAATTACGATGGTCAAAAGAAGTGGCCGACGGTGATCGGCGATGACGCCTTCATTGGTAGCAATACTAATTTGGTGGCCCCGGTCCAGGTGGGAGAAGGGGCAGTGATCGGGGCCGGCTCTACCATCACCAAGGACGTGCCGCCGGGAGCCTTAGGCATCGCCCGGGATCAACAGCGCAATGTGCCCAATTGGAAGAAAAAACAAAGCAAGGGATAG
- a CDS encoding ribose-phosphate pyrophosphokinase, which yields MSNGTGQGRLKLFSANANPELAKEIADYLGVPLGDAKVRRFSDGEISVAIDESVRGTDAFVIQPTCAPVNDNLMELLILVDALRRASARRITAVMPYYGYARQERKTRAREPISAKLVANLITAAGARRVVAMDLHASAIQGFFDIPVDHLVGAPILAEYYRSQGLENLVVVSPDLGGVTRARDLAERIGAELAIIDKRRPCPNVAEIMHIIGDVKGKTVIMTDDIIDTAGTMVQGAEALMAEGAKEVYACCIHPVLSGPATERIQKSPLKELVVLNTIPLPPEKRTPKIKVLSVAPLFGEAIIRIHEDLSVSKLFS from the coding sequence GTGAGTAATGGAACCGGACAAGGAAGGCTGAAGCTATTTAGCGCCAATGCCAATCCGGAGCTAGCCAAGGAAATCGCCGATTATCTCGGGGTGCCGCTGGGGGATGCCAAGGTCCGGCGGTTTAGCGACGGAGAGATTAGCGTGGCCATCGACGAAAGCGTCCGCGGCACCGACGCTTTCGTTATTCAACCTACCTGTGCGCCAGTAAACGACAATTTAATGGAGCTTCTGATTTTAGTAGATGCCTTGCGGAGGGCATCGGCCCGGCGGATTACCGCCGTCATGCCTTATTATGGGTATGCGCGCCAGGAGCGCAAGACCAGGGCCCGGGAACCCATCTCGGCTAAACTGGTTGCCAATCTAATAACTGCTGCCGGGGCCCGGCGGGTAGTGGCTATGGACCTGCACGCCAGCGCCATCCAGGGCTTTTTTGATATTCCCGTGGATCACTTGGTGGGGGCGCCTATCCTGGCTGAGTACTACCGGAGCCAGGGATTGGAGAATTTAGTGGTGGTATCCCCAGACCTAGGGGGGGTAACCCGGGCCAGAGACCTAGCCGAGCGGATCGGGGCCGAGCTGGCCATTATCGACAAGCGTCGACCCTGCCCCAATGTGGCCGAAATCATGCACATCATTGGGGATGTAAAGGGCAAGACAGTGATCATGACCGACGATATCATCGATACCGCTGGCACCATGGTACAGGGAGCTGAAGCGTTAATGGCGGAAGGGGCCAAAGAGGTGTATGCTTGCTGCATTCACCCGGTGCTCTCTGGTCCTGCCACTGAGCGCATCCAAAAGTCGCCCTTAAAGGAGCTGGTGGTGCTAAACACCATTCCCTTGCCGCCAGAAAAAAGGACGCCCAAGATCAAGGTGCTGTCGGTGGCTCCCTTGTTTGGGGAAGCCATCATCCGCATCCATGAGGACTTATCGGTGAGCAAGCTGTTTAGCTAA
- a CDS encoding 50S ribosomal protein L25/general stress protein Ctc yields the protein MGNVSEASRVFSKKEWIEVNLELEAEERQITGKGPAGRLRRQGYVPGVLYGKEVGSLPIKVKARELEGMLGRAGETTLIKVKVVPGEAEAKKAKPKEYTALIREIQRHPTKGVLSHVDLLQVSLREKIVVEVPVRLIGEPAGVKEGGILQHGLREVEIECLPADLPEHLEIDISALGIGDKVTVADLSAPDGVKILSDADSVLATVVAPRLVEAEEPLAEEAEGAEAAETEQE from the coding sequence ATGGGAAACGTTTCGGAGGCATCAAGGGTATTTTCGAAGAAGGAGTGGATAGAAGTGAATCTGGAACTAGAAGCTGAAGAAAGACAAATTACTGGGAAAGGTCCAGCTGGCAGGTTGCGCCGCCAAGGCTATGTTCCCGGCGTACTGTACGGAAAGGAAGTAGGGAGCCTGCCGATAAAGGTAAAGGCCCGGGAGTTGGAAGGGATGTTGGGCCGAGCCGGAGAAACCACCCTAATCAAGGTCAAGGTGGTGCCCGGGGAGGCTGAGGCCAAAAAAGCCAAGCCCAAGGAGTACACAGCCCTCATCCGGGAGATCCAGCGCCACCCCACCAAGGGGGTTTTGTCCCATGTTGATCTGCTCCAGGTATCCCTCCGGGAGAAGATCGTGGTGGAAGTGCCGGTGCGGCTGATAGGAGAGCCCGCCGGGGTCAAAGAAGGGGGCATTTTGCAGCACGGCCTGCGGGAAGTGGAAATCGAATGCTTGCCGGCTGACCTACCCGAGCATCTAGAGATCGATATCTCGGCTCTCGGAATTGGCGACAAGGTGACCGTGGCCGACTTGTCTGCCCCCGATGGAGTCAAGATCCTATCCGATGCTGACAGCGTGCTGGCCACGGTGGTGGCGCCGCGGCTAGTTGAGGCTGAGGAGCCTCTGGCTGAAGAAGCAGAAGGGGCTGAGGCTGCCGAGACCGAGCAGGAATAA
- the ispE gene encoding 4-(cytidine 5'-diphospho)-2-C-methyl-D-erythritol kinase: protein MDTIFLKAPAKVNLSLTVLGRRPDGYHEIKSVLQTLDLADELAFSLKEPPQVQVSCRGPWAHQVPAGASNLVFRAATLMLEEAERVGPKGPFGARIELLKFIPAAAGLGGGSSDAACTLKGLNQLWQLGWDQEKLVSLAGELGSDVPFLVMGGTALAEGRGEKVRPFVSRLRLSLVLIKPPWGVSTPAVYRDWDMANPAVNSDKGGDARRQDRERRDPTQVLIHALEAGDRDRALEAMGNDLEPVTLKMHPELQEAGQALLACGATKVMLCGSGPTQMGIMDGPEAASRAARVLKGWFPGWWVQEACTGEPT from the coding sequence ATGGATACAATATTCCTAAAAGCTCCGGCCAAGGTCAACCTGAGCTTAACCGTGCTAGGCCGCAGGCCAGATGGGTATCACGAAATCAAATCGGTCTTGCAGACGCTGGATCTTGCCGATGAGCTGGCATTTAGCCTAAAAGAACCGCCTCAGGTCCAGGTGAGCTGCCGCGGCCCCTGGGCTCACCAGGTGCCAGCTGGGGCCAGCAACCTAGTATTCCGGGCAGCTACCCTGATGCTTGAGGAAGCGGAAAGGGTTGGCCCGAAAGGGCCTTTCGGGGCCAGGATCGAGCTTTTAAAATTCATCCCTGCCGCTGCTGGCCTAGGCGGGGGGAGCAGCGATGCTGCTTGCACCTTGAAGGGGCTCAACCAGCTTTGGCAGCTAGGTTGGGACCAAGAGAAGCTGGTGTCTTTGGCGGGGGAGCTGGGCTCGGATGTCCCCTTCCTGGTGATGGGCGGTACCGCCTTGGCGGAAGGTCGAGGGGAGAAGGTCAGGCCCTTCGTCTCTCGCCTCCGGCTCTCCCTGGTATTGATCAAGCCACCCTGGGGAGTATCTACCCCGGCGGTATACCGGGACTGGGATATGGCCAACCCGGCGGTAAACTCAGATAAGGGAGGGGATGCTAGGCGCCAAGACCGGGAGCGCCGGGACCCCACCCAGGTTCTCATCCATGCCCTTGAGGCGGGGGACCGGGACCGGGCCTTGGAAGCTATGGGCAACGATTTGGAGCCGGTGACCTTGAAAATGCATCCCGAGCTGCAGGAGGCCGGGCAGGCCCTTTTGGCCTGCGGGGCCACCAAGGTGATGCTGTGCGGCAGTGGCCCCACGCAAATGGGAATCATGGATGGTCCGGAGGCAGCGTCCAGGGCAGCTCGGGTGCTGAAGGGGTGGTTTCCCGGTTGGTGGGTCCAGGAAGCTTGTACCGGAGAGCCCACCTAA
- a CDS encoding endospore germination permease: protein MYQIPDRITPSQLAVLVSTTVVGVGFLSMPRHVAAVAGRDGWISVLMTGALVALASYLFAKLAVRYYHKTPYQMAEEILGPLAGRIVGVLLLASYFLLAAVVLRDFAEVMKEVLLPKTPVEVMVITMMLTVAYIVPMGLNPLARLAEVLFPLIIVAVAIIFTFAQASANYGELRPVLAQGLSSWRGLLAGVRMAHFAFIGFGAILFAGPFVTQREEVVSASLWGMALPITVNFLAMIMSIANFGPLETSQLMYPVLNLGTGTSLSSDLVPRLDLVIMVLWVFAAFSSIAPYHYFVTLGLTHFLDHREIKPAAYLLLPWVAFASLAPANIIQFTKVAILASLVSAGITLIFVFMLAVVARQEPKSEGKKGGEG, encoded by the coding sequence TTGTACCAGATCCCCGATCGCATTACTCCCAGCCAGCTAGCGGTCCTAGTATCCACTACGGTGGTTGGAGTGGGTTTCCTGAGCATGCCCCGGCACGTGGCCGCGGTGGCCGGCCGGGATGGGTGGATCAGCGTGCTTATGACTGGGGCCTTGGTGGCTTTGGCTTCTTACCTGTTTGCCAAGCTGGCGGTCAGGTACTACCACAAGACTCCTTACCAGATGGCGGAGGAGATACTCGGGCCTTTGGCGGGAAGAATCGTGGGGGTACTATTGCTAGCCTCCTACTTCCTTCTGGCGGCGGTGGTGCTGAGGGACTTTGCCGAAGTGATGAAAGAGGTCCTGCTTCCCAAGACTCCGGTGGAGGTTATGGTAATCACCATGATGCTGACCGTGGCTTACATTGTTCCCATGGGCCTCAACCCTTTGGCGCGGCTGGCGGAGGTCCTCTTCCCCCTCATCATTGTGGCCGTAGCCATCATCTTTACCTTTGCCCAGGCCTCAGCCAACTATGGGGAGTTGCGGCCGGTATTGGCTCAGGGGCTTTCTTCTTGGCGCGGGTTACTGGCCGGGGTGAGGATGGCCCATTTTGCTTTCATTGGCTTCGGGGCCATCTTGTTTGCGGGCCCGTTTGTTACCCAAAGGGAAGAGGTTGTGTCCGCCAGCTTGTGGGGCATGGCCCTGCCAATCACAGTCAACTTCCTAGCCATGATAATGTCCATTGCCAACTTCGGACCCTTGGAGACCAGCCAGCTCATGTACCCGGTGCTGAATTTGGGAACCGGTACCAGCCTCTCCTCGGATCTGGTGCCCCGGCTAGACTTGGTGATAATGGTGCTGTGGGTGTTCGCAGCCTTTAGCTCCATCGCCCCTTATCACTATTTTGTCACCTTGGGACTGACTCACTTCTTGGACCACCGGGAGATCAAGCCAGCTGCTTATTTACTTCTGCCTTGGGTAGCCTTTGCTTCTCTGGCGCCGGCCAACATTATCCAGTTTACTAAGGTAGCTATCCTGGCTTCCCTGGTGAGCGCGGGGATAACCTTAATCTTTGTCTTCATGTTGGCAGTAGTGGCAAGGCAGGAGCCTAAATCGGAAGGCAAGAAAGGAGGCGAGGGCTAG
- a CDS encoding NTP transferase domain-containing protein, producing the protein MGDHDQGAKPARGAEPIDAIVLAGSPNTGKLKEASPAAYEAFIEIAGRPMVDYVVQTLLACPSIGRIAIAGPQEELGRLYRDRAGSHRLILAPGGETLAQTGINAIEALQPKGLVLAATSDIPLLTPPAVEDFISQCQKLRRQMQGNLFYAVVPREDNEALYPGVKRTYVNLRGLTVTGGNIFLLDPEIIPRALAAGEELIALRKEPFKMAQKVGIGFIIKFILRLASLQEAEQKFSGLLGVRGRAVISHYPEIGIDVDKPSDLELAIKALAQPSSTP; encoded by the coding sequence ATGGGTGACCATGACCAAGGAGCCAAGCCAGCCCGGGGTGCCGAGCCCATTGATGCCATCGTCCTGGCCGGTAGCCCCAATACCGGCAAGTTAAAGGAGGCTAGCCCGGCTGCCTATGAAGCTTTCATTGAAATTGCAGGTCGGCCCATGGTGGATTACGTGGTGCAAACCCTGTTAGCCTGCCCCAGCATTGGTCGCATTGCCATAGCTGGCCCCCAGGAAGAATTAGGCCGGCTCTACCGGGACCGGGCCGGCAGCCACCGCCTGATCCTGGCTCCGGGCGGGGAAACCTTGGCCCAGACTGGGATTAATGCCATCGAAGCTTTGCAGCCTAAAGGATTGGTTTTGGCCGCCACTTCTGACATACCCCTGCTTACTCCCCCGGCGGTAGAAGATTTCATCAGCCAGTGCCAAAAGCTGCGGCGCCAGATGCAGGGAAACCTTTTCTATGCGGTGGTTCCCAGGGAGGACAACGAGGCCCTTTACCCGGGGGTGAAGAGGACTTATGTCAACTTGCGTGGGCTAACAGTCACCGGGGGCAATATTTTCCTTTTGGACCCGGAAATCATCCCTAGGGCGTTGGCGGCAGGCGAAGAGCTGATTGCCTTGCGCAAAGAACCTTTCAAAATGGCCCAAAAGGTGGGCATAGGATTTATCATTAAATTCATCCTTCGCTTGGCCAGCCTCCAGGAGGCGGAGCAGAAGTTCTCCGGCCTTTTGGGAGTGCGGGGGCGGGCAGTAATATCTCATTACCCAGAAATTGGGATAGATGTCGATAAGCCCAGCGACCTGGAGCTAGCCATCAAAGCTTTGGCTCAACCGTCGTCTACCCCCTAA
- the spoVG gene encoding septation regulator SpoVG yields the protein MTVTDVRIRKLNPEGRMKAVVSVTFDDVFVVHDVKVVEGQKGLFVAMPSRRTPEGEFRDIAHPICSSAREIIQSAVLKAYKEAM from the coding sequence ATGACAGTGACTGACGTGCGCATCCGCAAGCTCAACCCCGAAGGGCGGATGAAGGCGGTAGTCTCGGTGACCTTCGATGACGTCTTCGTAGTACATGATGTCAAGGTAGTGGAAGGGCAAAAAGGGCTGTTTGTGGCTATGCCCAGCCGGCGCACGCCTGAGGGGGAGTTTCGGGATATTGCGCACCCTATCTGCTCGAGCGCTCGGGAAATAATCCAGTCGGCGGTGCTAAAGGCTTATAAGGAAGCCATGTAG
- a CDS encoding aminoacyl-tRNA hydrolase: protein MYLIVGLGNPGREYELSRHNVGFIVTDLLVDQWDIKLKAHRRHQARVGKGTIAGQEAVVAQPLTYMNLSGQAVGSLARWYRLAPQQIIVVSDDIDLEVGRIRIRPRGHTGGHHGLDSIVAALGSRDFIRLRIGIGRPERKEEVADYVLAPFNDQDWELVKAAIHRAVQAIEAILAQGVEKAMNQFNSAGGS, encoded by the coding sequence ATGTACTTGATCGTGGGGTTGGGCAATCCGGGCCGGGAGTATGAGCTCTCCCGCCACAATGTTGGCTTTATTGTCACCGATCTCTTAGTTGATCAATGGGATATTAAGCTGAAAGCCCACCGTCGCCACCAGGCTCGGGTAGGGAAAGGAACGATAGCCGGCCAGGAGGCAGTAGTGGCTCAGCCTCTCACCTACATGAACCTGAGCGGCCAGGCGGTGGGCAGCCTAGCCCGTTGGTACCGCCTGGCGCCCCAACAAATTATAGTGGTAAGCGATGATATTGATCTGGAAGTAGGGCGGATCCGTATTCGACCTCGGGGCCACACCGGTGGCCACCACGGCCTGGATTCCATTGTGGCGGCTCTGGGGAGCCGGGATTTTATCCGCTTGCGCATTGGCATCGGCCGGCCCGAGCGTAAGGAAGAAGTAGCGGACTATGTACTGGCTCCCTTTAACGACCAGGACTGGGAGCTGGTGAAGGCGGCCATCCATCGAGCCGTTCAGGCCATTGAAGCCATTTTGGCCCAAGGGGTGGAGAAAGCCATGAACCAGTTTAACTCGGCAGGCGGGAGCTGA
- a CDS encoding PRC-barrel domain-containing protein yields MNPLNLPSKKAISRPIISLKEGKEIGHVRGLLVDPNQLAVVALVVGRKGFLRSNLVLSHASIKSIGDQVVTADGASLEKVTPQHPLAPLLKDPVILIGSRVITEAGIQLGLVREFYWDQVTGKIIQLEIVPVKWGSLAGGKMLLPADLLVTVGPRLLIARAGAEKELIPAPNFLARSWESLRQAGSKISSSVAQSTKELGKRLSQPLEDEGANGKSQGKSADSVSGPGLS; encoded by the coding sequence ATGAACCCGCTTAACCTCCCTAGCAAGAAGGCCATATCTCGCCCCATCATTAGCCTCAAAGAAGGCAAGGAGATCGGCCACGTCCGCGGACTGCTGGTCGACCCCAACCAGCTGGCAGTAGTGGCGCTGGTGGTGGGCCGCAAAGGTTTCCTGAGGAGCAATCTGGTGCTCTCCCACGCCAGCATCAAGAGCATCGGCGATCAGGTGGTAACCGCCGACGGTGCCTCCCTGGAAAAGGTCACCCCTCAGCATCCCCTGGCCCCCTTGCTCAAGGACCCGGTAATCTTGATCGGCAGCCGGGTGATCACCGAGGCTGGGATCCAGCTGGGCTTGGTCCGGGAGTTTTATTGGGATCAAGTCACCGGCAAAATCATCCAGCTAGAGATAGTCCCCGTCAAGTGGGGAAGCTTGGCCGGCGGCAAGATGCTTCTCCCGGCCGACCTCCTGGTAACCGTGGGTCCACGCCTGTTGATCGCTCGAGCTGGCGCCGAAAAGGAGCTGATCCCGGCCCCCAATTTCCTGGCCCGCTCCTGGGAGTCCCTGCGCCAGGCCGGCTCCAAGATCTCATCCTCAGTGGCCCAAAGCACTAAAGAACTGGGCAAGCGCTTGTCCCAGCCGCTAGAGGATGAAGGTGCCAACGGCAAATCCCAAGGCAAGTCCGCCGACTCCGTGTCCGGGCCTGGCCTTAGCTAA
- a CDS encoding spore germination protein, with product MTKKPTRQTKKPQRPANLREQKPGAGSGPLPGEMIPGGPPAGGAAPPAAPSGRPSQGQDVEMAKEFRPDGAGSPPESLNPPPDRFMPGERAKEAGRPPEGELWESIDRNLEALHKVFGASSDVVFREFRIADGDVRAAVVYIDGLVDKNAIQRELLKGLMLESAYADPLERGPLAGKGEPEAPSSFPGTRSTSGGPYPMKAQQAFAALKARAIAIGEVKEAKSLPEAVEEITSGNSIFLLEGSAVALSLSTRGWKERGIEEPLTEALVRGPRDGFIETLRTNTALLRRKLRDADLRIEALRVGRRSQTDCALVYIERLTDPGVVKEVKARLEKIDVDHILETGYIEQFIEDNWYSPFPQAQYTERPDKVVAAVLEGRVAILVDGTPFALLVPAVFGQFFQSPEDYYERWLISSFIRFLRVVASYVATFFPSLYVALTSYHPELLPTSLAITLAAARQGVPYPVWIEAMLMELAFELFREAGARLPRTIGQTLSIVGGLIVGEAAVRAGLSSNPMVIVVAFTAIASFVIPSYSMAISFRMIRFPLLFVAAFLGLYGVMLGFIVINIHMVGMKAMGATYLAPFVPYRWTDWKDLLVRIPWPKMNRRATVFSVEDQWRQGRR from the coding sequence TTGACTAAGAAGCCAACTCGGCAGACCAAAAAACCCCAACGTCCTGCCAATCTCCGGGAGCAAAAGCCGGGGGCTGGGAGCGGGCCGCTGCCGGGGGAGATGATCCCGGGTGGGCCGCCGGCGGGGGGAGCGGCCCCGCCGGCGGCCCCCTCCGGTCGCCCGTCTCAGGGCCAAGATGTAGAGATGGCCAAGGAATTCCGGCCGGATGGAGCTGGCTCACCCCCTGAAAGCCTTAACCCACCCCCGGACCGATTTATGCCTGGGGAAAGGGCCAAGGAGGCAGGTCGTCCACCGGAAGGGGAACTCTGGGAGAGCATCGACCGTAACCTGGAGGCCCTGCATAAAGTTTTTGGCGCCTCCAGCGATGTGGTATTTCGGGAATTCCGGATTGCCGACGGCGACGTCAGGGCTGCGGTGGTCTACATTGACGGCTTGGTGGATAAGAATGCCATCCAGCGGGAACTGCTCAAAGGGTTGATGCTGGAGAGCGCCTATGCCGATCCCCTGGAGCGAGGTCCTCTAGCCGGGAAAGGCGAACCGGAAGCCCCCAGCTCCTTTCCGGGAACCAGATCGACTTCCGGCGGGCCCTACCCCATGAAAGCCCAGCAGGCCTTTGCGGCCTTAAAAGCCCGGGCCATCGCCATCGGCGAGGTCAAGGAGGCTAAGAGCCTCCCCGAAGCGGTGGAGGAGATCACCAGCGGCAACTCCATCTTCCTCCTCGAAGGATCGGCAGTAGCCCTAAGCCTCAGCACCCGGGGCTGGAAGGAGCGAGGCATTGAAGAGCCTTTGACGGAAGCCTTGGTGCGGGGACCTCGGGATGGCTTCATTGAGACCTTGCGCACCAATACGGCCCTATTGCGCCGCAAGCTTCGGGACGCTGACTTGCGCATCGAGGCTTTAAGGGTGGGCCGCCGCTCCCAGACCGACTGCGCCCTAGTCTACATTGAGAGGCTGACCGATCCTGGAGTGGTGAAGGAAGTCAAGGCTCGCCTGGAAAAGATCGACGTTGACCACATCTTAGAGACGGGGTACATTGAACAATTCATTGAAGACAACTGGTACAGCCCTTTTCCTCAGGCCCAATATACGGAAAGGCCTGACAAAGTAGTAGCGGCGGTGCTGGAGGGGCGAGTAGCCATCCTGGTGGACGGTACCCCCTTTGCTCTGCTGGTTCCGGCGGTGTTTGGCCAGTTTTTTCAGAGCCCGGAGGATTATTATGAGCGCTGGCTAATTTCTTCCTTCATCCGCTTCCTGCGGGTAGTGGCTTCCTACGTGGCCACTTTTTTCCCCTCCCTGTATGTGGCTTTAACTTCATATCACCCGGAACTCTTGCCTACTTCTTTAGCCATCACCTTGGCGGCGGCCCGCCAGGGAGTCCCCTACCCAGTGTGGATTGAGGCCATGCTGATGGAGCTGGCCTTTGAGCTGTTCCGGGAAGCCGGAGCCAGGCTACCCCGCACTATCGGCCAGACTTTAAGCATCGTGGGTGGCTTGATTGTGGGCGAGGCGGCCGTCCGAGCCGGCCTCTCCAGCAACCCCATGGTAATCGTGGTGGCCTTTACCGCCATCGCCTCCTTTGTCATCCCTTCTTATAGCATGGCCATCAGCTTTCGCATGATTCGTTTTCCCTTGCTTTTTGTCGCCGCCTTTTTGGGACTTTATGGAGTCATGCTGGGATTCATCGTTATTAATATCCACATGGTGGGCATGAAAGCCATGGGAGCCACGTATCTTGCGCCCTTTGTCCCCTATCGCTGGACCGACTGGAAAGATCTTTTAGTGCGCATACCTTGGCCAAAGATGAACCGGAGGGCTACCGTTTTTTCGGTCGAAGACCAATGGCGCCAAGGGCGGAGGTGA
- a CDS encoding late competence development ComFB family protein, giving the protein MVEDFVWEFIKEAYKQYPDACQCEVCTHDVAALALNDLKPHYVVREEGEVYTKIALLESQYRADLSVAVTKAILQVKASPRH; this is encoded by the coding sequence ATGGTGGAAGACTTTGTCTGGGAATTCATAAAAGAAGCTTACAAGCAGTACCCTGATGCCTGTCAATGCGAGGTCTGCACCCACGATGTTGCTGCTTTGGCCTTAAACGATCTTAAACCCCATTACGTAGTGCGCGAGGAAGGAGAGGTCTACACTAAGATCGCGCTTTTGGAAAGCCAGTACCGCGCCGACCTCTCGGTGGCCGTGACCAAGGCCATCCTCCAGGTTAAAGCCAGTCCTCGCCATTAA
- a CDS encoding GntR family transcriptional regulator produces the protein MGRRELRVQLESVQPLREVVFETLRQAIIDGVLRPGERLMEVQLAEEMGVSRTPVREAIRKLELEGFVVMVPRKGAYVADFSVKDIADVFEIRAALEGLAAGLAAERITDAELEDLERALVRVGECAESGDIEALVAADTQFHDILYRASRNQRLVQIISNLREQIQRYRKVSLAHPGRSRNTIEEHKKIVEAVAERNATLAESLAQDHIENAENSMMEALKASGEMVKKEA, from the coding sequence ATGGGGCGAAGAGAGCTCAGGGTGCAACTTGAGAGCGTTCAGCCTTTGCGAGAAGTAGTCTTTGAAACCTTGAGGCAGGCCATCATCGACGGCGTCCTTAGGCCGGGAGAAAGGCTGATGGAGGTACAGCTGGCCGAAGAAATGGGGGTGAGCCGGACTCCAGTGCGGGAAGCTATCCGCAAGCTGGAGCTGGAGGGGTTTGTGGTCATGGTTCCCCGCAAAGGAGCCTACGTGGCCGACTTCTCAGTCAAGGACATTGCCGATGTCTTTGAGATCCGGGCGGCCTTGGAAGGACTGGCGGCCGGTTTGGCGGCCGAGCGCATCACCGACGCCGAGCTGGAGGATCTAGAGAGGGCTTTGGTCCGGGTAGGGGAGTGCGCCGAAAGCGGCGACATCGAGGCGCTGGTGGCGGCGGATACCCAGTTCCACGACATCCTTTATCGGGCTAGCCGCAACCAGCGCTTGGTGCAGATCATCAGCAATCTTCGGGAGCAGATCCAGCGCTACCGGAAGGTATCCTTGGCCCACCCGGGACGCAGCCGCAACACCATCGAAGAGCACAAGAAGATCGTGGAAGCAGTGGCCGAGCGCAATGCTACCCTGGCGGAAAGCTTGGCCCAAGACCACATCGAAAACGCTGAAAACAGCATGATGGAAGCCCTAAAAGCCAGCGGAGAAATGGTCAAGAAGGAGGCTTGA